Proteins encoded by one window of Aphis gossypii isolate Hap1 chromosome X, ASM2018417v2, whole genome shotgun sequence:
- the LOC114131778 gene encoding LOW QUALITY PROTEIN: probable basic-leucine zipper transcription factor D (The sequence of the model RefSeq protein was modified relative to this genomic sequence to represent the inferred CDS: inserted 1 base in 1 codon), translating to MVADTANSYHHQQKTQPQQPQQSNQHQQQQQQQHQQKLHQQQQQQLHQIHLQRQQQQNSGGIMPQYCSDMEQSGGPGSMRYDDSVSPGPESPXPGEPYPPGFDLTAHLQHKEFFAQRKQREFIPDNKKDESYWDRRRRNNEAAKRSREKRRFNDMILEQRVVELSKENHVLKAQLSAIKDKFGISGEAVVSVEQVMASLPTNEQVLSITKRPKLSTSSSSSSVGYSQNGSGPIPTSVIHQPVQSTTPKMNGSYYGGAQSDCGSPIDQHTLQQQQQQQQQQQQGDRSNGVNGLPMSVAAAAVAAAAQAGYPPYPFAPVLPPLQPPSFEAAANSVLNLSRRPPSPYELSSGSGDDTSSSCVPISLAFVAAAAAAAAGGVVGPGGTLVGNNNNGNNGNNNNHHLQHRHRHHFNGNGMMAMMTSGAGGVPIAVLNGGNNGVSMVHANDNNAGIINGVNGNNIAAIVNGGGGGNGGGNCLPHKLRHKTHLGDKDVAATALLSLQAIKQEPGSSRASPPWDAEGSSDERDSGISLGVEWGVRPSSASVAACPTTASVAAPRAAAMQSPAAVTMSGEPADGAVHATAPTAAAAADDTRLKSEVARLASEVASLKNMLSSRKSATAAPAQSTTVAVN from the exons ATGGTAGCGGACACGGCTAACAGTTATCATCATCAACAGAAAACTCAGCCACAACAGCCCCAGCAATCAAATCAGCatcaacaacaacagcaacagcaacatcAACAAAAACTCCaccagcaacagcaacaacaactTCACCAAATCCATTTGCAACGCCAACAGCAACAAAACAGTGGCGGAATAATGCCGCAGTATTGTAGCGACATGGAACAGTCTGGTGGTCCAGGAAGCATGAGATACGATGATTCGGTATCACCCGGACCGGAATCAC GGCCCGGTGAACCATATCCTCCAGGGTTCGACCTGACGGCACATCTGCAGCACAAGGAGTTCTTTGCGCAACGTAAGCAGCGTGAATTCATACCAGATAACAAGAAAGATGAAAGCTACTGGGACCGGAGGCGACGGAACAACGAGGCGGCCAAGCGATCACGTGAAAAGAGGCGTTTCAACGACATGATCCTCGAGCAGCGGGTGGTTGAGTTGAGCAAAGAGAATCACGTGCTTAAGGCTCAACTTTCTGCCATCAAAGATAAGTTCGGCATCAGCGGTGAAGCTGTGGTCAGCGTTGAACAG GTTATGGCTTCTTTGCCGACAAACGAACAAGTATTGAGCATTACAAAACGCCCGAAACTGTccacgtcgtcgtcgtcctcGTCGGTGGGCTACTCGCAGAACGGGTCAGGTCCCATACCCACGTCAGTCATCCATCAACCCGTCCAGTCAACCACACCCAAAATGAACGGCTCGTACTACGGCGGCGCACAGTCTGACTGCGGCAGCCCCATCGACCAACACACACTCCAgcaacaacagcaacagcaacagcagcagcagcagggCGACCGTTCGAACGGCGTCAATGGTTTGCCCATGTCCGTGGCTGCCGCAGCCGTGGCCGCCGCGGCCCAAGCCGGGTACCCGCCGTACCCGTTTGCGCCCGTCCTGCCACCACTGCAGCCGCCGTCGTTCGAAGCTGCCGCCAACAGCGTACTGAACCTCAGCCGCCGGCCGCCGTCTCCGTACGAGCTGAGCAGTGGCAGTGGCGATGACACTTCGTCGTCTTGCGTACCCATATCTCTGGCGTTCgtggccgccgccgccgccgctgcggCTGGTGGAGTCGTTGGACCGGGTGGAACGTTGGTCGGAAACAACAACAACGGCAACAACGGCAACAACAACAATCACCACCTCCAGCACCGCCACCGGCACCACTTTAACGGCAACGGCATGATGGCCATGATGACCAGCGGAGCCGGAGGCGTACCGATCGCGGTCCTCAACGGCGGCAACAACGGCGTCTCCATGGTGCACGCCAACGACAACAACGCGGGCATCATTAACGGCGTGAATGGCAACAACATCGCAGCGATCGTCAACGGCGGTGGCGGAGGCAACGGAGGCGGTAACTGTCTGCCGCACAAGCTCCGTCACAAGACGCACTTGGGCGATAAGGACGTAGCTGCCACGGCCCTGCTATCGTTGCAGGCCATTAAGCAGGAGCCGGGCAGCAGCCGAGCCAGTCCGCCGTGGGACGCGGAGGGCAGCAGCGACGAGCGCGACTCGGGCATCAGCTTGGGCGTCGAATGGGGCGTCCGGCCGTCGTCCGCTTCGGTGGCCGCGTGCCCGACCACCGCCTCGGTGGCCGCTCCCCGCGCCGCCGCCATGCAGTCGCCGGCCGCCGTCACGATGAGCGGCGAACCGGCCGACGGTGCCGTGCACGCGACCGCCCCGACGGCCGCGGCCGCCGCCGACGACACCAGGCTCAAGTCCGAAGTTGCTCGGCTAGCGTCCGAGGTGGCCAGTCTCAAAAACATGCTATCGTCCAGAAAATCGGCCACCGCGGCCCCGGCCCAGTCCACCACCGTTGCGGTCAACTGA
- the LOC114131779 gene encoding zinc finger protein 271-like isoform X1 has translation MEHQKTNTEENSYQCDVCDESFARNVDLTAHCQTHTEERPYLCNVCSKSFAHSNNLIRYQRTHTGVKPYQCEVCDKSFAQNSYLTKHRQTHTEEKPYQCDVCDKLFTYRNSLIRHQQTHTGEKPYQCDVCDRSFVQKSDLTKHRRIHTGERPYSCNVCGKSFNQNADLMRHLRTHIGEKPHKCDVCDKSFIRNATLTQHRRTHTGEKPYQCDVCDKSFTYRNSLIRHQQTYTGEKPYQCDVCDRSFAQNSYLTKHRQTHTEEKPYQCDVCDKLFTYRNSLIRHQQTHTGEKPYQCEVCDKSFAQNADLTRHYRIHTGEKPYQCEVCDKSFAQNATLTQHRRTHTGEKPYQCDVCGKSFGRNDNLTKHRRTHTGEKPYQCDVCGKSFGRNDNLTKHRRTHTGEKPYQCDVCEKSFTQNIHLTAHRQTHRYDYRLRCVTITEKCTITNEFIC, from the coding sequence atggaACATCAAAAGACAAACACAGAAGAAAACTCATACCAGTGTGATGTGTGTGATGAATCATTTGCTCGAAATGTTGATCTAACAGCACACTGTCAAACTCACACGGAAGAAAGACCATACTTGTGTAACGTTTGTAGCAAATCGTTTGCTCATAGCAATAATTTGATACGTTATCAGCGAACGCACACTGGAGTGAAGCCATACCAGTGTGAAGTGTGTGATAAATCGTTTGCTCAAAATTCTTATCTAACAAAACACCGTCAAACTCACACAGAAGAAAAGCCATACCAGTGTGATGTGTGCgataaattgtttacttatAGAAATAGTCTGATACGTCATCAGCAAACGCATACTGGAGAGAAGCCATATCAGTGTGATGTGTGTGATAGATCGTTTGTTCAAAAATCTGATCTAACAAAACACCGTCGAATTCACACAGGAGAAAGACCATACTCGTGTAACGTTTGTGGCAAATCGTTTAATCAAAATGCTGATCTAATGAGACACCTCCGAACTCACATAGGAGAAAAGCCACACAAGTGTGATGTGTGCGATAAATCGTTCATTCGGAATGCTACTCTAACTCAACACCGTCGAACTCACACAGGAGAGAAGCCATACCAGTGTGATGTGTGCGATAAATCGTTTACTTATAGAAATAGTCTGATACGTCATCAGCAAACGTATACTGGAGAGAAGCCATATCAGTGTGATGTGTGTGATAGATCGTTTGCTCAAAATTCTTATCTAACAAAACACCGCCAAACTCACACAGAAGAAAAGCCATACCAGTGTGATGTGTGCgataaattgtttacttatAGAAATAGTCTGATACGTCATCAGCAAACGCATACTGGAGAGAAGCCATACCAGTGTGAAGTGTGTGATAAATCGTTTGCTCAAAATGCTGATCTAACGAGACACTATCGAATTCACACAGGAGAGAAGCCATACCAGTGTGAAGTGTGTGATAAATCGTTTGCTCAAAATGCTACTCTAACTCAACACCGACGAACTCACACAGGAGAAAAGCCATACCAGTGTGATGTGTGTGGTAAATCATTTGGTCGAAATGATAATCTAACAAAACACCGCCGAACGCACACTGGAGAAAAGCCATACCAGTGTGATGTGTGTGGTAAATCATTTGGTCGAAATGATAATCTAACAAAACACCGCCGAACGCACACTGGAGAAAAGCCATACCAGTGTGATGTATGTGAAAAATCGTTCACTCAGAATATTCATCTAACAGCACATCGTCAAACTCACAG
- the LOC114131779 gene encoding zinc finger protein 271-like isoform X2 gives MEHQKTNTEENSYQCDVCDESFARNVDLTAHCQTHTEERPYLCNVCSKSFAHSNNLIRYQRTHTGVKPYQCEVCDKSFAQNSYLTKHRQTHTEEKPYQCDVCDKLFTYRNSLIRHQQTHTGEKPYQCDVCDRSFVQKSDLTKHRRIHTGERPYSCNVCGKSFNQNADLMRHLRTHIGEKPHKCDVCDKSFIRNATLTQHRRTHTGEKPYQCDVCDKSFTYRNSLIRHQQTYTGEKPYQCDVCDRSFAQNSYLTKHRQTHTEEKPYQCDVCDKLFTYRNSLIRHQQTHTGEKPYQCEVCDKSFAQNADLTRHYRIHTGEKPYQCEVCDKSFAQNATLTQHRRTHTGEKPYQCDVCGKSFGRNDNLTKHRRTHTGEKPYQCDVCGKSFGRNDNLTKHRRTHTGEKPYQCDVCEKSFTQNIHLTAHRQTHRKGFTSSNGRSLQLA, from the coding sequence atggaACATCAAAAGACAAACACAGAAGAAAACTCATACCAGTGTGATGTGTGTGATGAATCATTTGCTCGAAATGTTGATCTAACAGCACACTGTCAAACTCACACGGAAGAAAGACCATACTTGTGTAACGTTTGTAGCAAATCGTTTGCTCATAGCAATAATTTGATACGTTATCAGCGAACGCACACTGGAGTGAAGCCATACCAGTGTGAAGTGTGTGATAAATCGTTTGCTCAAAATTCTTATCTAACAAAACACCGTCAAACTCACACAGAAGAAAAGCCATACCAGTGTGATGTGTGCgataaattgtttacttatAGAAATAGTCTGATACGTCATCAGCAAACGCATACTGGAGAGAAGCCATATCAGTGTGATGTGTGTGATAGATCGTTTGTTCAAAAATCTGATCTAACAAAACACCGTCGAATTCACACAGGAGAAAGACCATACTCGTGTAACGTTTGTGGCAAATCGTTTAATCAAAATGCTGATCTAATGAGACACCTCCGAACTCACATAGGAGAAAAGCCACACAAGTGTGATGTGTGCGATAAATCGTTCATTCGGAATGCTACTCTAACTCAACACCGTCGAACTCACACAGGAGAGAAGCCATACCAGTGTGATGTGTGCGATAAATCGTTTACTTATAGAAATAGTCTGATACGTCATCAGCAAACGTATACTGGAGAGAAGCCATATCAGTGTGATGTGTGTGATAGATCGTTTGCTCAAAATTCTTATCTAACAAAACACCGCCAAACTCACACAGAAGAAAAGCCATACCAGTGTGATGTGTGCgataaattgtttacttatAGAAATAGTCTGATACGTCATCAGCAAACGCATACTGGAGAGAAGCCATACCAGTGTGAAGTGTGTGATAAATCGTTTGCTCAAAATGCTGATCTAACGAGACACTATCGAATTCACACAGGAGAGAAGCCATACCAGTGTGAAGTGTGTGATAAATCGTTTGCTCAAAATGCTACTCTAACTCAACACCGACGAACTCACACAGGAGAAAAGCCATACCAGTGTGATGTGTGTGGTAAATCATTTGGTCGAAATGATAATCTAACAAAACACCGCCGAACGCACACTGGAGAAAAGCCATACCAGTGTGATGTGTGTGGTAAATCATTTGGTCGAAATGATAATCTAACAAAACACCGCCGAACGCACACTGGAGAAAAGCCATACCAGTGTGATGTATGTGAAAAATCGTTCACTCAGAATATTCATCTAACAGCACATCGTCAAACTCACAG
- the LOC126552796 gene encoding uncharacterized protein LOC126552796 — protein MMNVTKYSVVHFYDDNTVEAVPQFWFRKNNGTCAWPKKTKKFHKLVEKHCIPNEMEYDFLEAREMCSGIESLIKAREKAKKAMFVSDLSDDDDKANRKIKHKKTPYSTASLSSCPIYLDSDVTENNAAINTSIKPNTKMINHDAQFQSPSPKNINK, from the exons atgatgaatgtaacaaaatattcagttgtacatttttatgatgatAACACAGTCGAGGCTGTACCTCAATTTTGGTTTCGCAAAAACAATGGTACGTGTGCCTGgccaaaaaaaacaaaaaaatttcataaacttGTTGAAAAACACTGTATACCAAATGAAATGGAATATGATTTCTTAGAAGCTAGAGAGATGTGTTCAGGAATag AATCCCTGATAAAAGCCAGAGAGAAAGCAAAAAAAGCCATGTTTGTTTCTGACCTTtctgatgatgatgataaagCTAATCGAAAAATCAAGCATAAGAAAACCCCATATTCAACAGCATCTTTAAGTTCATGTCcaatttatttag ATTCTGATGTTACTGAAAATAATGCAGcaattaatacatcaataaaacCAAACACTAAAATGATTAATCATGATGCACAATTTCAGTCACCTtctccaaaaaatataaacaaataa